AAAAGTTCTAACAAGCagagtttttatattttttttttcttgtttatttttttttttttgcttatttggCATTTGCGAGTATAAGTTGTTGAGACTTTTGTTCTGCAATACAATGCATTGGCAGCTTTTTAAAATTTGCCACCGAAAGTACCCTAGTTGTTTAAGAACCAAAAGCTTCAACCACGGTTTTTGGGGGGCTGCAAAtcatttgtgtttgcttgtttttaATAGAAAGCATATTGCCTAAAGAAACATGGGTGGGTGTTTTTGTGTTGATAATTTAGTTttgtatctaaaaatatattccttttttgttttataaaattccAAGGAGTTTgcttacaaaaatacatgcataaatttgtgtttgttattTGGTTTGCTTGTataaagtttaaaaataaagtttgctCGCTTAAAAAAGTAGTTCTCTCACAAAATAGAGCTAGTGCGGTAATCAAAATAATTGCCTAGATTTTATAAGCCTTGGAGGTTAGACACTACTTGGGGATTTCCTTTTGAAGCACATAACTAAAACAACCACGATTACCGAAACAGCTCTTCTTTAAGATATATATActcataaataataaaaatttaaactaagCTTTAATAGAGACTAGTTTTTTTCATGATTCTCAAGAACTCATCCTGATTAACTTCACCATCGTTATCTAGATCAGCTTCATCAATCATTTCACGCAATTCCTCATCCGTTAAAGTCTCGCCCAGCTCTCTGGCTACtcttttaagatttttaaatGATATCTTACCCGTATCATCATCATCGAACAAACGAAAAGCCTTTAATATTTCCTCTTTGCTATCCTTTTCGGCCATTTTCATGGTCATCAAATGaagaaagtcattaaaactgaTGCGGCCATCTTTGCCATCGATTTCGGCAATCATGCGtttaatttcttcttttttgggCTCAAAGCCCAAAGCTCTAATGGCCACTTTCAGTTCTTTGACTTCTATGAAGCCGGTGCAATCTACATCGAACAAATCAAAGGCCTCTTTGATGTCTGCCTTTTGGGCGTCGGATAATTCGAATTTGGGGCCAGATTTCTTGCGTCCAGTACCCGTTACAACACCAGCAGCTGCAGCATTAGCCTTTGTAGAAGGGCGCTCCATGTCTGTATGTATATCTATAACCAAGTCAAGACTTTACTTAATATTCCCAATAGCATCCTTGTATTGCTTAAACCTTACTTACCCTTTCCGCTTGTTTGTATCGAATAAATAACACTAATAATGGACGCTATAGTTTTAGGGGCTCGTTGTTGTACATAAAACAATACTAGTATCCTTGGTCACctcttttgtttgcctttgaTATTTATGTAATGAAAGTCCACAATTGCAATAGCCTGCGTTTATGTGTATGTGGTGGGTGAAAACACTCGCCTCCTTTATATCGAGTATTGAATTTCgaatgatttttatatttttcttgtttGTCAGATTCCAGCTGACATTTAATTAAAAGGtttccacccccaaaaacacaacaaccTAACTCTACAGTATCTTTGTTAACAGAAGGTTAATGGAAAAGTTGTTGAGCCTGAGCCTGCTATGTTATCCTTTTATATATTTGGAGTTTTTTTTGCCAATTATTCTTAATGCGCCGCCATCTAGCTATCCCATATGGCAGTTTAAAAACATATGCTCGGTGTTGCCATATGTAAGGTTGAGAAAAAAATGAGCCAGCGACAAGTAGCCCCATGTCGCTACATCAAAAGCAAAATAGGGCGGTTTTACATTTTCAAAACGAAAAATGGAATTTATAACTGGAAAAATTGTTAACATgccaccaaaagcatttgctgttgagttaaaaaaaaaattattcgtcATGGAGTACAAGCGTAATAGTGTGATTACGTTATATTTGGTTGAAAAATCGTAATCGGCTTTTGTTGACGATTGAACGCTAACTCTTCAATGGAAACAACTAATAAATtttccaagaacattccattaaggaacaggggcaaacttctcacatatcaccgagtgctgtccgaatcaagttttatctcaatgataaagagcctcctttttatagctgagtcctgACGGCGcaccgcagagcgacatcttTTTGGGGGGAGGGTTTTTATATGacgaagtacctcacaaatgtcgccagcattagaagggcaAAAACAgagctgaaaaaaaaatctaatgttgttgccaggattcaaaacccggcgttcagcgtcatagtcggacatgctaacctctgcgctatggtggcctccattgaAACTTTAGACAGATCATTTTTTATAGCCatgtcgtctgtccgtctgtcgaaatcacgatagcggtcgaacgcgtaaagcacagatacttaatattgatgaaggtcgggATTGGAAATGTGCCacaacggttcagatttagatatagctcccatataaatcgaactctcgatttgacttcttgagcccttacaagacgcaatttttgtccaatttggctgaaattgagcatgtagtattttgttatgactttcaacaactgtgcaaagtacggttcaaatctgtctataacttgatatagctcccctatataaaccgatctcccgatttgacttcttgagtcctaataagccgcaatttatgttcgatttggctgaaattttgcatgcggtgttctgttgcgactgttacgacttccaaccactgtgcttagtacggtttaaatcggtctataagccgatatctcttatatatacaaatcaatttgtgtttgtttgtgtgttccttatagactcagaaacggctgaaccgattttcttgaaattttcacagatggtgcataatgatcccgtggtaaaaatagtctactaaattttttcatatctgtaggggggggcggaccctccccctaattttcagaaagccagatctcggagatgggtggtgagatttaagcaaaatttgtgtgctctcttatagtaaccaaaaaacaaaaatttggtatccaaatttcggatggggtaactaggggggcaccccacccccaaaacctacaaaatatatatatgcaccaatcacgacaatatgggactcaaatgaaaggtatttaagattagaaaacgtatctgatatccaatcgtcGCATCAAGGGTTTGGGGgaacaccccaacccccaaaaaacagccctaaatcggacatatttaccgaccatggcaatatgggactcaaacgaaaggtatttgcgagtaaaatatgaatctgaAATCCATATGTAAGACCAagattctgggggtccaccccttccccaaaacgcccccaaacaggacttatttactgaccatgtcaatatggtcataaataaaaggtatttgagtgtagaatacgaaacttatatccagatgtgggaccaagtgtttggggggccgcccatcgccgagaacatcccccaaagaggacaaatttacgaccataacaatatggggctcaaatgaaaggtatttggaagtaaagcacgaatctgatataaatattcgagaaatgtgtctatggggccaccctatCCCCATAACACGCCCCAATTAGGACGTTTTTttgccattgcaatatgggactcaaataagaggtattttacagtagaacacgaatctgatatatatgttcagggccaagtcactaagtggccgccccaaccccaaaacactccccaaaccagatatgtttgccgactatggaaatatgaaatGATCATGTATTAGGaaaccgccccttccccaaagcaccccctaaagaatgaccatggaaatatgtggctcaaatgaaatgtattggggattagaaaacaaatttgataaccaattttgaggtgttttggggacgccTTATCTCATTaattccccttaaaccaatggcaatataaagtttaaataaatggtatttaagagtagagcaagatgctgttatattttttcagtgctatgtaaaacaagttaaagcgtgctaagttcggccgggttgaatcttgggaacccaccaccatcgattctgctaaaatatgggagctatatcaggttataaaccgattttggccatccttggcacagttgttgaaagtcgtaacagaacactgtaagcaatttcaaccaaatcggataaatatcgcggcttgtaatggctcaagaagtcctatcgggagatcggtttatttgggatctatatcatgttcctgaccgatttggaccgaacagttgttgggagtcataatagaacactatgtgcaatcgagtgaaaattgaggattccagggactcaagaagtcaaatcgagagatcggtttatatgggagctatatcatgttatagaccaatttagaccgtactagacacagttgttgaaagttataacagaacactatgtggtcacaacagaatactatgtgcacaatttcagccaaatcggatgaacatcgaggcttccaggggctcaaaaagtcaaatcgggagatcggtttatatggaagctatatcaggttcttgaccgatttgaaccgtacttggcgcagttgttgaaagtcacaacaaaatactatgtaacaaatttcagctaaatcggacaaaaattacgggttccaggagctcaagaagtcaaatcgggagatcggtttatatgggagttatatcatgttcttgaccgatttaaaccgtacttcgcacagttgttgaaagtcataacaaaatactatgtacaaaatttcagctaaatcggatgaaaattgaggcttccaggagctcaagaagtcaattcgtcAATGAAAACGGAGactaccaggggctcaagaagtcaaatcgggagatcggtttatgtgggagctatttcaggttatagaccgattaaaaccgattttagccaaatcagatagcaaatttaggcttccaggggctaaagatgtcaaatcgggagatcggtttatatgggagctatatcaggttcttgacccatttttaccgtacttggcacagttgttgaaagtcataacagaacactttgggcaaaattttagtcaaatcggatgaaaaattgaggcttccaggggctcaagaagtcaaatcgggagatcggtttatatgggagctatatcaggttagagacagATTTAAgccgtatttgacacagatgttggaagtcataacagaacactatgtgcaaaacttcagctaaatcggccaaaattgcggcttccagggtctgaagaagtcaaatcgggagatcggtttatgtgggagctatattaggttataaaccgatttagaccgtactagacaaagttgttgaaagtcataacagaacactatgtgcacaattcaaagcaaatcgggtgagaattgagacttccaggggctcaagaagtcaaatcgggaggtaggtttatatgggagctatatcaggttattaggtATTTATGGGGTCAAGTATATACTTAATGGAGtcctagataaatatttcgaggtgttaccaacggaatgactagattagtatacgcccatcctatgatggtgagtacaaaaacacccctaagtcggacattgaaggccaccgtagagaggttagcatgtccgcctaagacgctgaacgccttgttTCAAATCCTgtagagaccatcagaaaaaattatcgGTGGTGGTTTATCCCACCAAATGCTTGCAAcattcgcactgcggcacgccgttagtactcggctataaaaaggaggcccttatcattgagcttaaaacttgtatcggactgcagtcattgatatgtgagaagtttgcccctgttccttagtggaatgttcatgggtaaaattgcaaaaagtcggacatacatatttactggaggccaccgtagcgcagtggcaAGCATATCCGCCtttgacgcagaacgcctgggttcgaatcctggcgagaccatcagaaaaaattttcagtggtggttttcaccctcctaatgttgacaacatttgtgaggtactatgctatgtaaaacttctctccaaagaggtgtcgcactgcggcacgccgttcggactcggctataaaaaggaggccccttagcattgagcttaaaacttgtatcggactgcactcattgatatgtgagaagtttgcccctgtttcttagtggaatgttcatgggcaaaattgcaaaaagtcGGACATACAGATTTACTGattatgccaatatgtggcacaaatgaaagctatttgggagtagagcctgaaattcatacccactttcgggagttCACACTGGGGCTCAACACCACCCCCTAaccccaccaaccaccacccttgAGGCCTTCCcaatcccaaaatccccatggtaATATCAGGCTCGAATAAAGTCTTTTCAGAATGGAGTACATTCAAACTTTAATGACCCTTAACGTAAATTTttttagcatggtatttcactaaaatctctttaataaggctaaaataaagtcttttcagaatggagtacatccaacatccaaacttaaatgaccctaaacgtAAATTTTtgtggcatggtatttcactaaaagctctttaattgccgaagaagaattcaaagaataattttttttgtagcatggtattgcactaaaatctctttaattgtcgaagaAGAATTcgaagaataattttattccacatcaAGCAAAAAAAGGTACAGCGGAGCTGCCACGGTTCAGATGGTATACATATATTGTCCGTGATGTTTGGTCCTAATTGGCGCATAACCcgtcatagctgccatatcaactgaTATCccttcttgagcatctggagGGTGAGATTCTTttgcgatttgcctgaaattcggCACGATGATAACTCCTATGACCACCAACATCTGTATGAACTTCTGTTTCagaacaaataaattaaaattttgtcatcaaATAAAGCGGCAGCACATTTGGCAagacaaacaaaagacttaagacacaaacttaaAACTGAGGAATGTTATCAACACTTGTAATGGTAAATGAATTTATGGACTCTTTTGgagtaactattgggttgcccaaaaagtaattgcgaattttttatatagtcggcgttgacaaaagtatatttgattaaagttcattctaaattttattaaaaatgcatttactttcttttaaaaaatccgcaattactttttaggcaacccaataatttcaaaTACTCATAAAAATCAATGTAggcagacaacaacaacaacgttacTAAGCTTTTTTCTTAATGACACTTACAACTCTTAAAAGTTGttattataccaaccaccgaaggatggggtatattcattttgtcattccgtttgcaacacatcgaaatatccatttccgaccctataaagtatatatattcttgatcagcgtaaaaatctaagacgatctagacatgtccgtccgtctgtccgtctgtctgttgaaatcacgctacagtcttcaaaaattgagatattgagctgaaactttgcacagattctttttttgttcataagcaggttaagttcgaagatgggccaaatcggactatatctagatatagcccccatatagaccgatcctccgattttgggtcttagacccagaaaagccacatttattatccgattttgctgaaatttgggacagtgaggcccttcgacatctttcgccaatttggcctagttcggtccagttttggatatagctgccatatagaccgatcctccgatttagggtcttagacccataaaagccacatttattatccgattttgctgaaatttgggacagtgagttgtcttacgcccttcgatattcttcgccaatttggttcagatcggtctagttttggatatagctgccatatagaccgatcctccgatttagggtcttagacccataaaagccacatttattatccgatttcgttgaaatttgggacagtgagttgtcttacgcccttcaacatccttcgccaatttggcccagatcggtccagttttgaatatagctgccatatagaccgatcgtccgatttaaggtcttagacccataaaagccacatttattatccgattttgctgaaatttgggaaagtgagttgtcttaggcccttcaacatcctttgtcaatttggctcagatcggttcagatttggatatagctgccatatagaccgatctctcgatttaaggttttaagcccacaaaaggcgcatttattgtccgatgtcgccgaaatttgggacagagcggtttatttttagatacagctactaaaaagagcaaaattttgttttatacaattgaacaatgacttgtacttattagtatttggtccaaatcggaacatatttctatatagctgctaggggtcataaggtatacattattccccggatttgacgaaaggtggtttatatatatacccgaggtggtgggtatccaaagttcggcccggccgaacttaacgcctttttacttgttttttgaaagCCTTTGTCCTACTCCAGCAACTCCGATAACATTTTTGTAGCATTCCgaataaaagtttaaaatttatacatttCGGGTATTTTGGATTTTGAACCACTATGCACTTAGCTTTGAATTGTTGCTCGTCTTTATGAATATCATATCATTCATGCACGTATAGTGGAAGTGTATTTCCTCTGCCAAGTCACAATTTTGATAGGCATTTAATTTAAGCCCATGTGAATGTAATCCTTAAAGCTGCCCCCCAAAACCCAATTGTAATATAACggaaaaaataaattacattAACATTGGCGGGGGGTATAGGTGTATGCTAAATGGATTTTAAATTAACAAATAACGGAAAGTTTGAattaacaattaaaaacaaatcgcTTAAGGGCATTTGCATCTTCTTTCATTCATTTGCAGGCTGCAGGCCATAATCACCCAACAACTTTGGGGCAAACTTGAATGTGgcgaaattaaaagaaaaacaaaaataatccaGCAAGAAATGCCCATCAATGAGGCTCAAGAGGCACAACCTACCAAAACAAGCACTAAGAAGAAGAGCATAAAAACACCGAGAATTCTTACAAAGGACCACCCAGGGCCAAATGTGGCCCGCTTAAAGTGGGAGTTTAATAGAAGACTACTAACAAAACTCAACAAAGAGTATTTTGCCCTGCAGCTGCTTCTTGAAATGATTTGGTTTTCTAAAGTAAGCCATTATGCAGATCATAtgtaaatttcataatttttgtgtttttttgttttttggctttttttttgcGCCATGTCTTTCGTGACTTATTTTGCTTTTAAACTGTCATTCCAGTTGACGATGGCTGACTCTCCCCCTTTGGCCAAATGGAAATGGTTGGCTTTTTGGAGTTCTTGGCATTTTATATATGCCTGCTCATTtcacatttacttttttttcttcttcttcttcttcttttacttttcTTTATAACGCATTAAAGCGCGCAATGTGTGTGCACGAGTGTGGTTGTGGATATTTTTCGCTGTTCTGTTTGggacttatttttttatatgaaacgtGACTTCTTCATGGGATTGTGTATAAATAGGTGCGTTCTGACCAACGACACAATCAGTTTGATTTCTACGCGCTTTAAAGACGGTTCGTTGGTTTTGGGTTCTAAATGTGAATAATAAAtagagagaaaaaagaaaagtgaTATTTAAATCCCCCTCTCAAAGAAACAATAAAGGTGTTGAAAGTTTAAAGAAAAGCAGCTAAAAAGGTGTTGATAAGaaagtttcaaatttaaaatgttgCCTTTGTATACGTGTGTGGTTATGGTACAATATTTTGGACACCGATTGAAGAtccttgaaaaaatttaaagaacaaatataaaagacaaaaaataataaaaaactaaGTTGGCTATTATGTTGATTATTTTCAAGATTTATGTGTGCAAAAGTGCCTAATTAatgattttttgattttaagGACATTacttttacttactttactccCAGTGTTGAGATTGTTTCTAGGCTTCAAGTATGTGTTTTAATTCTTTTGTTCTCATTGTGAAGCTATTatgaagtttgtgtcttaagtcctTCGTGTAAAAAGGAAAGCTTAGAGTTGATTATGCTGCTACATatcaagtttgtgtcttaagtcttttattttgatgaaattttgtttaaaaagtgTTAATTGTTTTTGTACCTCTTTGGTATAGAAATCTTTGAagcgttttatacccaccaccttaggatgggggtatactaatctagtcattccgtttgtaacacctcgaaatattgatctgggaccccatagtgtacatatattctggatcatctcGATATTCTGTTTCGAtgtaaccatgtccgtctgtttaaatcacgtaaagctagccacttaaaattttgcacagatacttaatattgatgtaggtcgttggggatttcaaatgggccatatcggttcagatttagatatacctcccatataaaccgatctcccgatttgatttcccgagcccctggaagcctcaatttttatctaatttggctaaaattttgcacatagtattctattaggacttccaacaactataccaagtacgatccaaatcggtcaagaacctgatatagctcccatataaaccgatctcccgatttgacttcccgagcccctggaagcctaaatttttacccgatttagctaaaattttgcatatagtgttccgttgtaacttccaataactgtaccaagtacggtccaaatcggtcaagaacctgatatagctcccatataaaccgatctcccgatttgacttcttgaggccctggaagtcgcaatttttgtccgaataggctgaaattttgcacatagtgttctgttaggactttcaacaactgtgtctagtatggtctaaatcggtctataacctgatatagctcccatataaaccgatctcccgatttgatttcttgagtccctggaaacctaaattttcacccgatttggctgaaattttgcatatagtgttctgtggtaactttcaacaactgtgtcaattacggtccgaattggtcaagaatatgatatagctcccatataaaccgatctcctgatttgacttcttgagctcctggaagcctcaattttcatccgatttggctaaaattttgcacatagtgttctgttgcaacttccaacaacagtgccaagttcggttcaaatcggtcaagaacctgatatagctcccatataaaccgatctcccgatttgatttcttgaagacctgaaagccgtaatttttatccgacttggctgaaattttgcacatagtgttttattaggacttccaacaactataccaagtacgatccaaatcggtcaataacgaattggctgaaattttgcacatttgttCTGTTAGGAATTCCCGATTgcacttattgagcccttatagggctcaattattttccgattaggctgaaattttgcacaataacgcTTACTTTGGTCaaccaacatccaaaccaagtatggcccgaatcgttcaataacctgatacagctccaatagcatagcaattcttatccatggtcatttgtttgcttataaagagatatcgggcaaagatcTAGGCAAATGccatccttggtggagggtatataagattcgacaccgtcgaacttagcactcttttacttgtttaaatttaaattgtttagttcagaaaaaaattatggtcATATTCCTACATttcaagtttgtgtcttaagtcttttgattacTTTGTGTTTTGATCacattttaaaaaagtttgtgtcttaagtcttttccCCATAAGGCTAACTTCTTTAATCACTAAGATTTTGTTAATCAATTTGTCGCCAAACCATGGAAGATTTTCATTTTATAAAGAAactggaagccaccgtagcgcaaagggtagcgtgtccgcctatgtcgTTCGAATTCTGgggagaacatcataaaaaatttgttcagcggtggttatcccctcctaatgctggcgatatttgtaagATACTGTACCATTTGACATGACAGTCATATAAGACTGGGTCCGCTTCTTTAGTCCGTTCTAGTCACAgggatttatttttcttttgaacaACTTCCAATTTTCTCTTATTCTCAGCTACAACTTGGGAATGTCATTACATTGTTGAGTCATAAAAACCATTGTGTCATGCATTGCATTCAGCTGATACAACTTCTCAAGCTCTCTTTAAATTCCTTCTAGTTCAGCTTTACCagagttgttgttttcattaGCACTTGTGTTACAAACATAGCACATGAATTCCCACGCTCTCATTATATAGTAGATGTTTATACTGATGTTCATCTAGTTGAGAGCAAATA
The Stomoxys calcitrans chromosome 3, idStoCalc2.1, whole genome shotgun sequence genome window above contains:
- the LOC106081372 gene encoding uncharacterized protein LOC106081372 codes for the protein MERPSTKANAAAAGVVTGTGRKKSGPKFELSDAQKADIKEAFDLFDVDCTGFIEVKELKVAIRALGFEPKKEEIKRMIAEIDGKDGRISFNDFLHLMTMKMAEKDSKEEILKAFRLFDDDDTGKISFKNLKRVARELGETLTDEELREMIDEADLDNDGEVNQDEFLRIMKKTSLY